In Alteromonas macleodii, the sequence TTGGGGACAGCCTCCTCTGTTTGCCAAACTTCTTGACTGAAAAGACTGTTTTACCGCAAGGTCCACATCTTTATCACAGATAATAATGCCGTCCAATTCGTATCCTAGGGATTCGAAATGATGAACTAGCGTATCTACTGATTTTCGCGCAAGCGAATCCGTCAACGCAGCCATACCTTCTTCGCCAGCATTCTCGTCAAAACCTTTTAAATAAAAACCTGACACTTTTTTGGGTGGTGTTCGTTGGCTTGTCATACTATCGAGAAAAAACGCGCCGCCTAAAACGAGCAAACCTGTTTCGACAAGCTTACCCTTCAAAATAGCTTCTTGCCAAACATCGGTATGCATCAGAGTAAAGTCGGTGATGTCGTAGGCTGCCCCTGAAATATCTCTTTTTGACTTTGTCGTTTTTTCATCGAGGTTATTAAGGCCATACATTGCGGTAAGTTGTTTTATTTCTGGTGGGTATAGTAATTCTCTCAGCATTAATGTTAATTGTTGACCTTCTGAAGTATCTATTTGTGCAACTGACTCAGAGCTAAGGTTTGCTTGATAGTCAGTTGTAGGTAACTGAGTTACCTCTAAATTCATACAACCGAATAACGCCATACAGCATATAAAATAAAGTGTGAATTTCATGCGAATTAATTCCATTTTTAGAGATTTAAATTTCCGTTTACTGGTTAAAATTTAACCTTAAAAGCATTGGTATGCAACATTTCGCTTTTTGGGGTTGTTTTTGCTTTAATCCACTACTGCGTTGGTTCAAGTATACCCTACTGGCACAGTGCTTTTGGCCGTAGTGAGAGTTTGTTACAGGAGCGCTTGGGAGGCTATAAGGTTAGCTTGGCTGCTTGAGGATATAATTGAGTGGCGCTATGTGACCCACCGTGTGTGCTGTCTCATTGCGTTGAACGTTGGTGGTTTGAGTTGGCTGGAGGATTGGCTTTAGTAATGCTTTGTGGCGCATAGCCCCCTACGGGGGAAACGGGACTTCGAGTTGTTTAATATAGGCACTCAGATTTTTGTAATGTAAAGGACTCCAATGACGATAAAACTTCCGGAAGAAATATGGGCTCCTCAAACTTTCAAATGATGGTAGTCTATTAAAAGACCATAAATGGAGTTTAAACCAGATGCAGTCGATGCTAAGTCAGACAGTCGTTCAAGTGGCGGCAATACTTTTTTCCTTGAGCCTTACAACTGCTATTAACTATTTCACATCTAATAAAGGCACATACCAACAAAACACAGTTGAATTAGATGGAGAAAATTCTGTTGCAAGTATTCAACTAGCTAACCACACTGGAAGTGAAATAGAGGGTATACAAATTTTAGTACCCGATAGCGTTTCACTTAACGATATAAAAAGCTCAATCCCAGTGAAGATAAGCCTTTCTAAAGACTCTTATTCTTTGGGTGATAGCCAGACTCTTAACTTAGCGCTCATCCCAACATACAAAACCGTCTCCCTCATAATTTCTTATGAAACAGGCAGTGATTGTTGCCAACTTCTTAACCCAGGTCAGGCCGGTGTAAGAGTTGTAGAGGGTGATTACAGTACGAACGCTCTGTGGGAAGCTTTCAAGTATGCTTTAATCTCAGTCGCCATCTATGCTCTATTTTTTTTACTAGGTGCGTACGACTCATCTAAGCGAATGAAGAGTAGAGAACAAGAATTGAAGGAGCGCATGTCAGAGGTCAAGGAAGATTTCTCACAAGCGATACAAGAAAAGGAAAAGCGCCACCAAGAACTGTCTGTTGAATTCCAAAGATTAGGCGATAATAGTAGTAAAGAAACAGCAGAACTCAAAGAAGCTTGCAAAGCGCTCCAAGCACAAGTCTTGGAGTTCAAGAGGATGTCTGCGAGAGCTAAAGCCACCAATCTACGTAGATTGAGCGACTATCAAAAAGAGCTCACGTTTTGGAAAGATACAATCAGAAAGGCTTTGTACTCACAAGGCGCAGATATTAATAAACTGAACACCCTGTACAGCATAGTTACAGAACAACTGCAAACCTACGCCACAAAAGAAAATAACCCTTTCAGTTTAGAGGAAATCCACCATATTCTCGATATTACTGCCGAAGAGAAAGAGAGTTAGTGTGTTAGCTTAACACGTTTAAGCTGTGTGATTCATAGACATCGTTTCAATATACTATGGCTCTATGAACAAAGAAATCAAACAACGTTTAAAGTGGATTGAGCTTTACGAAGAGACCAATAATGCGGGCTTAGTTTGTCGTCGGTGTGGAATTTCTAGGCCCACTCTTCGAAAATGGTACAAGCGATACAAAGAGAAAGGACTAGACGGCCTACAAGACGTTTCTAGACGCCCGCACAGTTCCCCTAACACTAAAATTGATAATCGAATTGAAGACTGGATTCTCAAACTCAGAAAAGATAGAAAACTTGGTGCCAGAAGAATTCAAAATGAGCTGCTTCGCGAGCTTAACTTTCAGTTATCGCTTGCTTCAATTCACAAAGTGCTGACCAAACATGAAGTAAAACCAATAGTTTTTCAGCGGAAGAAAAAAGACTTCATTCGATACCAAAGACCTATTCCTGGCGACCGAGTTCAGATGGATACATGCAAAATTGCACCAGGGATTTATCAGTAAACTGCTGTTGATGATTGCTCTAGATATCGCGTGTTGGACGTTTTTAAACGTAGAACAGCAGCCAATACTCTTACCTTCATCGATAAGGTAATAGAAGAAATGCCATTCCCGATACAGCGAGTTCAAACAGATCGCGGAACGGAGTTTTTTGCTGAAAAAGTACAGCTCAAATTGATGGAACATGGCATTAAATTTCGCCCTAATAAGCCAGGCTCACCTCACTTAAATGGTAAAGTTGAAAGGTCACAAAGAACTGACAAAGAAGAGTTTTATTCGACCGTTAATTTGGATTTGGAAGAACTCAAAAATGAAACGTTACCTGAGTGGCAGCATTACTACAATTGGCAACGCGCTCACGGCTCATTTAAAGGTAAAACTCCAATGGATATCGTATGTGAACGCCTTGAAAAAACACCGCTTTGGGAAGACGTTCACGCTAACTACGAAACTGAAAATGAGCGCATTCAGCTATCTAATTATCAGCGTGATCTTCAACTACGAAAAGTGAAATGATGTCTATGAATCACACAATTGAGTGTACCAATGATAGAATCAAAGAAAGCCCCTCTATCCTTGGCAAGTTCCTCTGAGCCTAAATTCGACGCAGCAGAATAAATAGATGCGTTCATCCATTTATTGTATTCAGCCATTAATATGAAATTGCTTTTCGAAGACATTCGTCCGCTGCTTGCGATTGTCATGTGCTTCCCCAAATGACCAGCGTTTTACAAAATTTGACATTGTTAGGTTGTCACGAAGTCTCTTTATGTAACAAGCCTTTAATTACTAATTCGCAGTTACCTTGATCTCTTTCAAATAATGCAATACTTGGAGCATAATAGACATTATTAGCGGCTTTTACTTGTAATAATCTTTTCGTTTTAGATTTGTTTCTAAGTTCGTCATTATTGGCGCTAGCTATTTCAACGTCGCACGATTGAAGTAACACTGTAGAAACTGACTCATCCTCAAGTGCTAGTACTTCCTCTATTACAGCATTTTTTGCTAAAGCGCTCGAAGAGCACAACATTGAAATTATAAAAATTTTCTTTTTCATTGAGTTAATATCCTTGTTTTACTCATCTAAAAATAAGTTTTTTTTGATTAAGCGCTTTTTACGAAATTTCTTGCTACAAATAGCACATAACTTACTAATATGGCGAAGCCGCGCACGTGTTTGCGTCCCAGCGAGCGACAGCGAGTGCCATAATTTGTTTGTTAGGCCGTGCTGATAAGTTAGTCACGGCTATTAATAAAACTTTGTAACTCATCTGAGAAGCCACTAATTTGTTTAGCTTCTAGAAGGCCGTCTGATTTCATTAATGCAAGTTGCAGCATAGCTTTAGACCTTGCATTGTAATCGAATATGTTGACGATACGTTTGTCGCTGTTTTCCATCAATTTATACAAATAAAGATATTTTGCATGATTTGAAAGTTCGGGATCATCGATTCCTTTACGCACATCGTCCAAAACTTGCTGGCAGCATTTATCTAATGCATCTGCCTTAACTTGTTTGAAGTGTTTCCAATCTGCCTCTGAAATCATGTTTTACCTCTATAGGCCTAAAATTAAGCTATGGGGCACATATGTGGTGCTATAATCGCGAAGCGGCCCCGCGTATGTGTCCCAGCGACGGCAGGGAGTGACTTAAGCGCGTTGTTAAGTCTCACTTACGACCACACATTCTCTCTGATGCCATATTCCAATAGGCTTGAGCTGTAGTCATTTTCATTTCACGCCTTCTATTATCAATATCTTCAATGTCCTGAATAGGAAATGGTGTGAAATCAGTGCCATCACATTTGCCTTGGGTTCCGTAAAGCTGTGGGCGATGAGTCCTATCATAAAGGTATGCGTAGTTAGCAGGATTAATCTTTCCTTCTAACGCTAAAGGGCGCATGATTTTAAGCATTTTGTCTTGAAACTCTTTGTTGTAGTCGGCATGTTGAACAATTATCCATGCCGCCTGCGAAGCATCTTTTCCGACCATATCGATAGTGGGCCAGCCAAATTCAGTAACAATTTCTTCGATTCTATTAGCTTGCTCTATGCGAAGTTTTTCGAAATCCCTATCAGTTTTTCCGTGTAATGTACTTTGATCCAGTTCCATCATCTGATTTAGTTCTTGACGCAGACTGAAGTAATTATCTTTAGCAAATGAAAAGTTACTTGTTAGGCATATAAAGACAATGAGATATAAATTTTTCATATTACTCCTCCGTGAGACTTAACTTTTAAATAAGGGGCGCAGGCATGTGGGGCATAATGGCGAAGCCGCCCCGCATGAATGTGTCCCAGCGACCGAAGGGAGTGCCAACAGCGTTTTGTTAGGCGTACAAATGAACGTACGCAGCTTTGCTGCTACCACTAGCCGATAAGACCACTTATTTAAATTATTGAATTTAAGATAAAACAACCCTGTGCGAAATGCCAGATGTTAACGACATTGCTGGATAAAAGAGCGAGTTTAGAAAGCTGGTGATGTTGAATATTTGCGTTGCGATATTGATGAAAAGCGCGTTGCTAAAGCCGTTGAAACATTCAAAAATGCAAGCTGTAAAGACAACCTAGCTAAACAACCTTGATGCTGTAATGTCACATCCGAATCACCATTTATTGCTGTGAGTAAATGACGCCTAGACACAATGACTCCCTGTAAAAGTGCTAGCCCCCGCATTTTCGTGGGTTAACTTTTCAGCCAGAGCCATAATTAGTTTGTTCAATACTAAATCAATTTGGAGGCTAGCATGAACAAACATAGCATGATTTTTATCGGGTTGGATACGCATAAAGAGTTTCATGAGGTTGCTTATTGTGAAGAGCAGCGTGGCGCGACGCCCGTTCATTATGGGCGTATTCCCTCGTCTAAGGTCAGTGTCAAAAAGCTAATTCGCCAATTTGAATCGAAGTATCCTGGCGCAACACTTCACGTTGTTTATGAAGCTGGACCGTGTGGTTACTGGATTTATCGGCTGATTACGAGCTTGGGACATCGTTGCTACGTCGTGGCTCCATCTCTTATTCCCAAAAAGCCAGGAGAGCGAATTAAAACCGACCGCCGAGATGCGCTTAAGCTCGTTAGGTCACTAAAGTCTGAAGACCTTACACCCATCTATGTGCCCGAGCCGGAAGATGAAGCGGTTCGTGATTTATCACGTGCTCGTGAAGCGGCAATGAAGGATTTAAAAGAAGCAAAGTACCAGCTTAAAGCCCTACTGCTGCGCAACAACATTCGTTATGAGGGTACAGCCAACTGGTCGAAGAAACACCTTCGCTGGCTCACTGAATTAATATTGCCTCATCCGGCCCAGCAAATCGTCTTGCAGGAGCAACTACAAACTATAGAAGAGCGTATCCGGCGACTGGAAAGGCTCGACAATGAGTTAACCCACCATGTGCACCAATGGCGTTATTATCCGGTGGTGAAAGCCGTTCAGGCGATGCGCGGTGTTCGATTGCTCGTTGCTGTTGGCGTGGTAGCAGAGCTTGGCGATTTAAACCGCTTCGACCATCCAAGAAAACTCATGGCATATTTAGGTTTAGTCCCCAGCGAACAGTCATCAGGCGGAAAGCGGCACTTAGGTGCTATTACTAAAGCGGGAAATGGCCGAGCAAGGCGTTTACTGATTGAGGGGGCGCACAGCTACCGTTATCCGGCTAACGTCTCTACTGAATTACAGTTAAGGCAGGAAGGCTTACCTAAAGACATCGTCGATATTGCTTGGAAAGCACAGCTGCGTCTGTGCAAACGCTATCAGCGCATGAGTAAAAAGGGTAAACACTACAATTTAATCATCACCGCGATAGCCAGAGAAATGGCGGCATACATCTGGGCTATTGCAAAGGAAGTGGTACTCACGCCGGTAAACCCAAAATTAAGACTAAGCCGAGTACCTGCATGAAAAACGAGTTTGAGCTAACACATTTGGATCAGGCCGCGGGATGTGGCACAACCTACGAGGGCGTTATGATGGCAACAACCTAACGGTTGTTGAACCACGAACCTAGACTGATGAGAAGGTGCTACGGCGGAACATGTAAGGTCAGCTCTGCTTATTTATTGAATAAGTAACCTACGAATACCAGCATAATAACCGACGACATTACTGCCTCATCCGGTGCGTTAGCTCATTTATTTTGAGTAATAAAGAATACTAATTGAGGGCTGAAAGAGTGTCAGGGAAGCGCTCGTTCAGGGTTGACAAAGGGAGTCATACCAACGCCCCGCTTAGGGGCAATAACACGTGGGCTAAAATTGGAGCGAAGCGACTGAGTCCACGTGTTATTGTCTCAGGGAGCTTGCGAACCTCCTAATTGATGCGTTTTATATATTTTCACTCATCGTATATTGAATATCATCATGAGGTGGAACGAACTGGAGTAATAAGCTATTTCATGATGAGAGTACTGGCACACCAATCACAGTTTTCCTGTACTAATCTCCCATCTACAGGTAAAGATGACGACTAATATATTACGTAAAACCAAAATAATTCCTCCGTTTAACTTTAACACGCTAGCCCACTCTGAAAGCCACCTGTAATATAGGGTAATGTGTAGAGCTAATTTGTCTTATATCACGTCAATTTATGCGAACAAGCATCTAAAGGAATAGCTATGGCAGCCAAATCAACTATCACTCATCAATATGATTTACAAATGACAGTCATAGACATCGTGGCATTGCCTGAAGAACGCTGCGTGGCCTTGAGTTGGAGCCAAGATAGTGGGTATCAATTTATTGCGTTACAAGAAGGTAACTTTGTTCCTCTTTCCTACACGATATCGTATGACTTAGAAGAACTCTCATGTGCTGCCTTGTTTAAAACTACATCTGGATTCGGCTGTGTATTCCCCGATAGTGTTGTTACCTATACGCTCTCAGATAGTCACTTTCAAACATATCCTTTCGCCGAACCGTTTCCAATGGATGCTGCAAACCGTTCAACGTCACCGGTAAAGGCTCACATGGATGAACACACTGGTACAATCCACGTAATTTTCGAAGATTTCTTTTATAAAAGACGAGGACGGTTTATTTCAAAAATAAGTTTAAATAACAACCTTGCTCATTATTCACCATTGTATGCTTTTCCGTTCAACACAGCTTGGTATCACGAATGTAGTGACATCTGTTTTGATAAAAGGCCTTTTGTGCTCGCCATTAATTGCCCATCACTATGGCACAAAAGAGAGCCGTGCCCTTCGCGATCAACGCACCTAACGGTGATCAATGATGATGGTATCTCTAACGTGACTTCGACTGAACACGGCCATGGGAGCTTTTCTTCAGATAAACAACACCTGATGGTTAAAACAATCTTCAGTCCCTATAGCATTCATTTTTATTCTCTATCGGGTGATAAAGCATTTGTTCTAAACTTAACACCCAAGCGGGTACTGGGAAACATTGATAAGAAGTGGTTGACACTCTTCGATAAATTTAACGACACTTTATGGCTTGCTCGCGATTATGATGTAACTCAGGTAAAGCTCTTGCGATAAACGCCTTACAATGCTTCGAACATAACTCTGCCAACTTCATTACACCGCTACGTTGGACTCAAATTAAGTAAAAATATGGGCAGTCCGTAAAAGGAAAGCTTTTATCGGACGAGTAAAAGTGAGTTATTGTGGCTATCTCGACAGACTCCATTGCCCCTGACGCGGTTATCTAACTGAGTTATGTCAGACGTCCGCTTTACGCTCAT encodes:
- a CDS encoding DUF6624 domain-containing protein yields the protein MMELDQSTLHGKTDRDFEKLRIEQANRIEEIVTEFGWPTIDMVGKDASQAAWIIVQHADYNKEFQDKMLKIMRPLALEGKINPANYAYLYDRTHRPQLYGTQGKCDGTDFTPFPIQDIEDIDNRRREMKMTTAQAYWNMASERMCGRK
- a CDS encoding IS110 family transposase encodes the protein MNKHSMIFIGLDTHKEFHEVAYCEEQRGATPVHYGRIPSSKVSVKKLIRQFESKYPGATLHVVYEAGPCGYWIYRLITSLGHRCYVVAPSLIPKKPGERIKTDRRDALKLVRSLKSEDLTPIYVPEPEDEAVRDLSRAREAAMKDLKEAKYQLKALLLRNNIRYEGTANWSKKHLRWLTELILPHPAQQIVLQEQLQTIEERIRRLERLDNELTHHVHQWRYYPVVKAVQAMRGVRLLVAVGVVAELGDLNRFDHPRKLMAYLGLVPSEQSSGGKRHLGAITKAGNGRARRLLIEGAHSYRYPANVSTELQLRQEGLPKDIVDIAWKAQLRLCKRYQRMSKKGKHYNLIITAIAREMAAYIWAIAKEVVLTPVNPKLRLSRVPA